A section of the Bacteroidales bacterium genome encodes:
- the asnS gene encoding asparagine--tRNA ligase — MERTNTPIRKLLNSKELNKDVIVKGWVRTKRGKKSVNFIALNDGSTIHNIQIVVEVDNFDPELLKAINTGASIGVKGKLVESMGKDQNVEILAKDITLYGKANPDEYPLQKKGHSLEFLREIAHLRFRTNTFGAVTRLRHAMSFAIHKYFNDNDFYYLHTPIITGSDAEGAGEMFRVTTLDLKNPPLNGDNNIDYSEDFFGKETNLTVSGQLEAELGALALSKVYTFGPTFRAENSNTPRHLAEFWMIEPEMAFYDNDDNMDLTEDFTRYLVEYALEHNYDDLEFLNRMYDNELIDRLKFVKDNTYERITYSEAIDILEKAEQKWEFPVEWGVDLQAEHEKYLVEKHFKKPVIVVDYPKEIKAFYMKQNDDGRTVRALDLLFPKIGEVVGGSQREEEYDKLYNRIKELNLPEEDLWWYLETRKYGTAPHSGFGLGFERLMLFITGMYNIRDVIPFPRTPKSAEF, encoded by the coding sequence ATGGAAAGGACCAACACGCCAATCAGGAAATTACTTAATAGCAAGGAATTAAATAAAGATGTGATTGTTAAGGGATGGGTCAGGACAAAGCGGGGCAAGAAAAGTGTGAATTTCATTGCCCTCAATGACGGGTCCACGATCCATAACATACAAATTGTAGTAGAAGTGGATAATTTTGACCCTGAACTGTTAAAAGCCATAAATACGGGAGCAAGCATTGGCGTAAAGGGCAAATTAGTGGAATCTATGGGTAAAGACCAGAATGTAGAGATTCTGGCGAAAGATATTACACTTTACGGAAAAGCCAATCCGGATGAATATCCGCTACAGAAGAAAGGGCATTCCCTTGAATTCTTAAGAGAGATTGCCCACCTAAGGTTTCGCACCAATACATTTGGTGCGGTTACGCGCCTGAGGCATGCCATGTCTTTTGCCATTCACAAATATTTCAACGACAATGATTTTTATTACCTGCATACGCCCATCATAACCGGATCCGATGCGGAAGGCGCCGGTGAAATGTTCAGAGTCACTACGCTGGATCTTAAAAATCCTCCGTTAAACGGAGACAACAACATTGATTACAGCGAGGATTTCTTCGGAAAAGAGACCAATCTCACGGTTTCAGGGCAGTTGGAAGCGGAACTGGGAGCTTTGGCTTTATCAAAAGTTTATACATTCGGGCCAACATTCCGTGCGGAAAACTCCAATACTCCCAGACATCTGGCAGAATTCTGGATGATTGAGCCTGAGATGGCCTTTTATGATAATGACGATAACATGGATCTAACGGAAGATTTCACCAGATACCTGGTAGAATATGCCCTGGAGCATAATTACGACGATCTGGAATTTCTTAACAGGATGTACGATAACGAACTAATTGATCGTTTAAAATTTGTAAAAGACAATACCTACGAAAGAATAACCTACTCTGAAGCCATCGACATTCTGGAAAAAGCGGAGCAAAAATGGGAATTCCCGGTAGAATGGGGTGTCGATCTCCAGGCAGAACATGAAAAGTACCTTGTGGAAAAGCATTTCAAAAAACCCGTGATAGTGGTCGATTACCCCAAAGAAATCAAGGCTTTTTACATGAAACAGAATGATGATGGCAGGACAGTCCGGGCTCTGGACCTGCTTTTCCCGAAAATCGGTGAAGTTGTGGGCGGATCTCAGCGGGAAGAAGAATATGATAAGCTGTATAACAGAATTAAAGAATTGAATTTGCCCGAAGAAGACTTATGGTGGTATCTGGAAACCAGAAAGTACGGTACAGCTCCTCACAGCGGTTTCGGTCTGGGTTTTGAAAGGCTGATGCTTTTCATAACCGGAATGTATAACATCCGGGATGTCATCCCCTTCCCGAGAACTCCTAAGAGTGCTGAATTCTAA
- the rpoN gene encoding RNA polymerase factor sigma-54 has translation MLKQSLEQKLLQKLSPQQIQMIKMLEIPTLQLEQRIKQELEDNPVLEEGEKHDEQEGNYEEQQEQMNEGDQDEFSFEDYINNDDDIPSYKLQSSNVSKDDKKEEVPFSQTTSFHENLENQIGLKNLTEREHLLAQYILGNIDEDGYLRRKVESIVNDLAFTQNLKVSEEEVERVLKIVQELDPPGVGARNLRECLLIQIKQKDQERPSVKLAKKILEQYFNEFTKKHYDKIITRLKISEEQLEEAFNEILKLNPKPGSVYTSTDTRSIQTIVPDFILENNDGKLELSLNSKNVPDLHINKDYSAMLEEYQKNKQNKTRDEKEAVSFVKQKLEAAKWFIDAIRQRQNTLLITMNAILDYQYEFFQTGDESQLRPMILKDIADKTGLDISTISRVVNSKYIQTPFGIYPLKYFFSEGLQKEDGEEVSTRRIKSILKENIDNEDKRKPLTDEKLAEILREQGYRIARRTVAKYREQMNIPVARLRKELKG, from the coding sequence ATGCTTAAACAGAGTTTAGAACAAAAATTACTTCAGAAACTTTCTCCCCAGCAGATCCAGATGATCAAAATGCTGGAAATTCCTACTTTACAACTGGAACAGAGGATAAAGCAGGAACTGGAGGATAATCCCGTTTTGGAAGAAGGAGAAAAGCATGATGAACAGGAAGGAAATTACGAGGAACAGCAAGAGCAAATGAATGAGGGCGATCAGGATGAATTTTCCTTTGAGGATTACATCAATAATGATGATGACATTCCCTCCTATAAGCTTCAGTCAAGTAATGTATCCAAAGACGACAAAAAAGAAGAAGTCCCGTTTTCACAAACCACCTCTTTTCATGAAAATCTGGAAAATCAGATCGGATTAAAAAATCTTACTGAAAGAGAGCATCTGCTGGCTCAATATATCCTCGGAAACATTGATGAAGACGGTTATCTCAGGAGAAAAGTGGAATCTATTGTTAATGATCTGGCTTTTACTCAAAATCTCAAGGTAAGCGAGGAAGAGGTGGAAAGGGTGTTAAAAATTGTTCAGGAGCTGGATCCTCCCGGAGTAGGAGCCAGGAACCTGCGGGAATGTTTACTTATTCAGATCAAACAGAAAGATCAGGAACGGCCTTCGGTCAAACTGGCCAAAAAGATATTGGAACAATACTTCAATGAATTTACGAAAAAACATTACGACAAAATAATCACACGCCTCAAGATAAGCGAGGAACAATTGGAGGAAGCCTTTAACGAAATTTTAAAATTAAACCCAAAACCCGGCAGTGTTTATACCAGTACCGACACCCGGTCAATACAGACCATAGTACCTGATTTTATTCTGGAAAACAACGACGGCAAACTGGAATTGAGCCTGAACAGCAAGAATGTGCCTGATCTGCATATTAACAAGGATTACAGCGCAATGCTGGAAGAATATCAGAAAAACAAGCAGAATAAAACCAGGGATGAGAAAGAAGCTGTAAGCTTTGTCAAACAGAAACTTGAGGCAGCAAAATGGTTTATCGACGCGATCAGACAAAGACAAAATACTTTGCTGATCACCATGAATGCCATTCTTGATTATCAATATGAATTTTTCCAGACAGGAGACGAATCCCAGTTAAGGCCGATGATTCTTAAAGATATAGCAGACAAGACGGGCCTGGACATATCAACCATATCACGGGTGGTGAACAGCAAATATATTCAAACTCCGTTCGGTATTTATCCGCTCAAATATTTCTTTTCCGAAGGCCTGCAAAAAGAAGACGGTGAAGAGGTATCCACACGCAGGATAAAATCCATCCTGAAAGAAAATATCGATAATGAAGACAAGAGAAAACCCCTCACAGACGAAAAGCTCGCCGAGATACTCAGGGAGCAGGGATACAGGATTGCAAGAAGAACAGTGGCCAAATACAGGGAACAAATGAATATTCCCGTAGCAAGACTCAGGAAAGAATTAAAAGGTTAA
- a CDS encoding DUF4296 domain-containing protein yields MKRTFFIILVFALIVTVGCKKNRKTIPREEMISVLVKVHLMDGALEVSQYNPEITVPDTLDAYEVVLEDYGYTRAQFDSSLQYYAKDLRRFDRMYQKVLTRLNQMETEAQERSQDSGRRKGEEIPEKRDRQPPSNE; encoded by the coding sequence ATGAAACGAACTTTTTTTATAATATTGGTTTTTGCTTTAATTGTTACAGTGGGGTGTAAGAAAAACAGGAAAACCATTCCCCGTGAAGAGATGATTTCGGTGTTGGTGAAAGTTCACCTTATGGACGGAGCGCTGGAGGTTTCCCAGTATAATCCTGAAATTACCGTGCCCGACACATTGGATGCCTATGAGGTTGTGCTTGAGGATTACGGTTATACGAGGGCGCAGTTTGATTCTTCTCTTCAATATTATGCTAAGGATCTGAGAAGGTTCGACAGGATGTACCAGAAGGTACTGACCCGTTTGAATCAAATGGAGACAGAAGCTCAGGAAAGAAGTCAGGACTCCGGCCGGAGAAAGGGAGAAGAAATCCCGGAAAAAAGAGACCGGCAGCCTCCTTCTAACGAATAA
- a CDS encoding type IX secretion system membrane protein PorP/SprF, producing the protein MKVRKFCLISSLLIFACAGMAEAQQMPQYTQYTWNDYMINPAVAGTHNYLQVRAFSRMQWMGIDGAPQTYSISAYGPTEDQPMGYGGYIYSDYTGPTSRLVFKGSYAYNIPINSNIRISGGISLGGIQYKVDGTQFDTQTIESYFGRPDPVIDGTVRSRFIPDASAGIYVYSTYFFAGVSAHQLIGNKLNKITPEQVGINRLKQHFYLAGGYNFILNRDFTLQPSLLVREMFPATPQLEVTARAIYQRIVWAGLSFRTGDAFSFMAGYNHENRWYFGLSYDFTYSQLRQYSGGSIEVMFGLKFDDIK; encoded by the coding sequence ATGAAAGTAAGAAAGTTTTGTTTGATATCCAGCCTGTTGATTTTTGCCTGTGCCGGTATGGCAGAAGCACAGCAGATGCCACAGTATACCCAGTATACCTGGAATGATTATATGATCAATCCTGCTGTGGCCGGAACCCATAATTATTTACAGGTGCGTGCTTTTTCCAGAATGCAATGGATGGGAATAGACGGAGCTCCCCAGACATACAGCATCAGTGCATACGGTCCCACCGAGGACCAACCCATGGGGTATGGGGGATACATCTATTCCGACTATACCGGACCTACCAGCCGGCTGGTGTTTAAAGGTTCGTATGCCTACAATATACCCATTAATTCGAATATACGGATTTCCGGAGGAATTTCTCTTGGAGGCATACAATATAAAGTGGACGGTACCCAGTTCGACACACAGACTATAGAAAGTTATTTTGGGAGACCGGATCCGGTGATCGATGGCACCGTCAGATCAAGATTCATTCCTGATGCAAGTGCAGGTATTTATGTGTATTCTACTTATTTCTTTGCCGGAGTTTCTGCCCACCAGTTAATAGGCAATAAGCTGAATAAGATTACTCCTGAACAGGTCGGGATCAACAGACTTAAACAGCACTTCTACCTGGCCGGAGGATATAATTTTATTCTGAATCGTGATTTTACGCTTCAACCATCCCTTTTGGTCAGAGAAATGTTCCCGGCAACTCCACAGTTAGAGGTTACGGCAAGAGCGATCTACCAGCGTATAGTCTGGGCCGGCCTTTCTTTCCGTACCGGTGATGCTTTTTCCTTTATGGCAGGTTATAACCACGAGAACAGATGGTATTTCGGATTGTCCTATGACTTTACCTACTCACAACTGCGCCAATATTCGGGAGGGAGTATCGAGGTTATGTTCGGACTTAAATTTGATGATATTAAATAG